One window of the Chitinophaga niabensis genome contains the following:
- a CDS encoding (Fe-S)-binding protein, giving the protein MQIKTMAEYFANGETPEVLFWVGCAGSFDQRAQKITRAFAEILTKTGIQFAILGKEEACTGDPARRAGNEFLFQMMAYNNIQVLNNYGVKTIVTACPHCFNTFKNEYPQLGGSYEVIHHATYLQQLIDGGRIKMKEGGTFKGKKITYHDSCYLGRANGIYEAPRQVLETLDAELVEMKRCRSKGLCCGAGGAQMFKEEEKGTTRINFERGHEAVSTGASVIASNCPFCMTMLTDGVKEAGKEEEVKVLDIAEMIAQNMQ; this is encoded by the coding sequence ATGCAGATAAAAACAATGGCCGAATATTTTGCCAATGGAGAAACGCCTGAAGTACTTTTTTGGGTGGGATGTGCCGGTAGTTTTGACCAGCGGGCCCAGAAGATCACCCGGGCATTTGCAGAGATCCTCACCAAAACAGGGATACAGTTCGCCATCTTGGGCAAGGAAGAAGCCTGCACCGGCGACCCCGCCAGGCGGGCCGGGAACGAATTCCTCTTCCAGATGATGGCCTACAACAATATCCAGGTGCTGAACAACTATGGTGTAAAAACCATCGTCACCGCCTGCCCTCACTGCTTCAATACCTTCAAAAATGAATATCCACAACTGGGAGGCAGCTACGAGGTGATCCATCATGCCACCTATTTACAACAGCTGATAGACGGCGGCCGCATCAAAATGAAAGAAGGCGGCACTTTTAAGGGCAAAAAGATCACTTATCATGATTCCTGCTACCTGGGAAGGGCAAATGGGATCTACGAAGCACCAAGACAAGTTTTAGAAACCCTCGATGCAGAATTGGTGGAAATGAAAAGGTGCAGAAGCAAGGGGCTTTGCTGTGGCGCCGGAGGCGCCCAAATGTTCAAGGAAGAGGAAAAGGGAACTACCCGGATCAACTTTGAAAGAGGCCATGAAGCTGTATCTACCGGTGCATCCGTGATCGCTTCCAACTGCCCTTTTTGCATGACGATGTTAACTGACGGGGTCAAAGAAGCAGGCAAAGAAGAGGAAGTAAAAGTGCTGGATATTGCGGAAATGATCGCACAAAACATGCAATAA
- a CDS encoding nuclear transport factor 2 family protein, translating into METSASTKKLLETYYKGFAQKEGWESVIADDFSYTGGDISKTTPLIGKAAYIEVIKRFSRVFQSMRVKQMIVDGENASVIGNYDFKFPNGETVNGDVSEIWKAKNGKLKALTIFFDTLTFDRNTPK; encoded by the coding sequence ATGGAAACTTCAGCATCCACAAAAAAATTGCTGGAAACCTACTATAAAGGTTTCGCCCAAAAGGAAGGCTGGGAATCAGTTATAGCCGATGATTTCAGCTATACAGGCGGTGATATTTCAAAAACAACGCCATTGATAGGAAAGGCTGCTTATATAGAGGTGATCAAAAGGTTTTCCCGTGTGTTTCAATCCATGCGGGTAAAACAAATGATTGTGGATGGTGAAAATGCAAGTGTTATAGGGAATTACGATTTTAAATTCCCCAATGGTGAAACCGTTAACGGAGATGTATCGGAGATATGGAAAGCAAAGAATGGCAAACTGAAGGCACTCACCATTTTCTTTGACACCCTTACTTTTGACAGGAACACACCTAAATAA
- a CDS encoding (Fe-S)-binding protein: protein MQIVYQVLFLIALSVATYLFSRRALGIRRNILLGRDVALNDQPAARWKNLFLLAFGQKKMFRNPLVAVLHFFVYAGFLIINIEILEIIIDGLAGTHRIFAPVLGSLYGILIGCFEILAVLVAVSCAIFLVRRNIIKLKRFISKDLNGWPRSDANYILITEIVLMVLFLTMNTADLVLQSRGAEHYIQTQPFWVTSQFTPLLSGLSDGALIAIERGAWWLHILGVLAFLNYLPFSKHLHIILAFPNAYYADLRPKGKMENMPEIQQEVLYAMQPELAPTTPSETVPKFGAKDIQDLTWKNLLDAYACTECGRCSAACPATQTGKALSPRLIMMKTRDRAEEVGRGAIEGKTLLRDYITEEELRACTSCNACVEECPVSINPLHIILQMRRHLVMEESSAPQEWNMMFSNIENNMAPWKFSPDDRDAWIQ, encoded by the coding sequence ATGCAAATTGTTTACCAGGTCCTCTTTCTCATCGCATTGAGCGTAGCCACCTATTTGTTCTCCCGCAGAGCATTGGGTATCAGGCGTAACATCCTGCTGGGAAGAGATGTAGCACTTAACGACCAGCCTGCAGCCCGCTGGAAAAATCTTTTTTTACTGGCCTTCGGACAGAAAAAGATGTTCCGCAACCCCCTGGTGGCGGTATTGCACTTTTTTGTGTATGCAGGTTTCCTGATCATTAATATTGAGATCCTGGAGATCATAATAGACGGGCTGGCCGGTACACATCGTATATTCGCGCCCGTTCTTGGATCTCTGTACGGGATACTGATCGGCTGTTTTGAGATACTGGCGGTGCTGGTAGCCGTTTCCTGCGCCATCTTCCTGGTACGCCGGAATATCATCAAACTAAAACGTTTCATCAGTAAAGACCTCAATGGCTGGCCCCGCTCTGATGCCAACTATATCCTTATCACAGAGATCGTGCTGATGGTATTGTTCCTCACGATGAACACGGCCGACCTGGTATTGCAAAGCCGGGGTGCTGAACATTATATACAAACACAGCCGTTCTGGGTTACCAGTCAGTTTACCCCTCTCCTTTCCGGCTTATCAGACGGTGCGCTGATAGCGATAGAAAGAGGTGCCTGGTGGCTGCACATCCTGGGCGTACTGGCCTTTTTGAATTACCTGCCCTTCTCTAAACACCTCCATATCATCCTGGCCTTCCCGAATGCTTATTATGCGGACCTGCGGCCCAAAGGAAAGATGGAAAATATGCCGGAGATACAACAGGAGGTCCTTTACGCCATGCAACCTGAACTGGCACCCACTACGCCTTCAGAAACAGTGCCCAAATTCGGCGCAAAAGATATACAGGACCTTACCTGGAAGAACCTGCTGGATGCATATGCCTGCACAGAATGCGGCCGTTGCTCCGCAGCCTGCCCTGCCACACAAACTGGCAAAGCGCTCTCTCCCCGCCTGATCATGATGAAAACGCGGGACAGGGCGGAAGAAGTAGGCAGGGGTGCAATTGAGGGCAAAACCCTGTTACGTGATTATATAACAGAAGAAGAATTACGCGCCTGCACCAGTTGCAATGCCTGCGTGGAAGAATGCCCCGTGAGCATTAATCCCCTTCACATCATCCTGCAGATGCGCAGGCACCTGGTAATGGAAGAATCCAGCGCACCACAGGAGTGGAATATGATGTTTTCCAATATCGAGAATAATATGGCGCCCTGGAAATTCAGTCCGGATGACCGTGACGCCTGGATACAATAA
- a CDS encoding phosphoribosyltransferase family protein: MENKNVILTQEVIEKKIERIAYEIYEHNYDEPSLILAGIWDRGTILTNKIAAHLKAIAPFKIEVVEIKLDKQHPAEVTLSHELDFTDKVIVLIDDVANSGKTMLYALKPFLQFFPKKIQTAVLVDRRHKSFPLSVDFVGYSLSTTLQDMVMVDVEGEAIHSAYLV; encoded by the coding sequence ATGGAAAATAAGAACGTAATCCTGACGCAGGAAGTTATTGAAAAGAAAATAGAACGGATCGCGTATGAAATATATGAGCATAATTATGACGAGCCTTCCCTGATCCTTGCGGGTATCTGGGACCGTGGTACTATTCTCACCAATAAGATTGCGGCGCACCTGAAAGCGATCGCCCCCTTTAAGATAGAAGTGGTGGAGATTAAGCTGGACAAGCAACATCCGGCAGAAGTGACGCTCTCTCATGAACTGGATTTTACGGATAAAGTGATTGTGCTGATAGATGATGTGGCTAATTCCGGTAAAACCATGTTGTATGCATTGAAACCTTTTCTGCAATTCTTTCCTAAGAAGATACAAACGGCTGTACTGGTAGACCGCCGCCATAAATCTTTTCCGCTGTCTGTGGATTTTGTGGGTTACAGCCTGTCCACTACTTTACAGGACATGGTAATGGTGGATGTGGAAGGAGAAGCGATCCACTCTGCCTACCTCGTTTAA
- a CDS encoding winged helix-turn-helix transcriptional regulator, whose amino-acid sequence MEKTRSDCPISCSLDVFGDKWSLLIIRDIMLRGKLSYSEFLQSEEKIASNILVNRLSVLEAEQILIKSVSPANKSKFIYSLTEKGIDLLPIIIEIMDWGAKYNANCPRRELGKKIRKDKAGAIKEYYQKLRKGV is encoded by the coding sequence ATGGAAAAGACCAGGTCGGATTGTCCTATCAGTTGTTCCCTGGATGTATTTGGGGATAAATGGTCACTGCTGATCATCAGGGATATTATGCTGCGGGGAAAGTTGTCGTACAGCGAATTCCTGCAATCGGAAGAGAAGATCGCGAGCAACATCCTTGTTAACAGGCTGAGTGTGCTGGAGGCAGAACAGATCCTTATCAAAAGTGTATCACCTGCTAATAAGTCGAAGTTTATTTATAGTCTTACAGAGAAGGGTATTGACCTGTTACCCATCATTATTGAGATCATGGATTGGGGAGCGAAGTATAATGCGAATTGTCCCCGCAGGGAGTTAGGAAAGAAGATCAGGAAGGACAAGGCCGGGGCAATTAAGGAATATTATCAGAAGTTGAGGAAAGGGGTATAG
- a CDS encoding TfoX/Sxy family protein → MAYSEKLADRLRQALAGIPKVEEKKMFGGLAFMVNGKMCLTAGADRIMCRIDPNLQIEGCTTVIMGGRQYKGYVHVNENNLKTKAALDQWVALALDFNKKALK, encoded by the coding sequence ATGGCTTATAGTGAAAAGCTGGCTGACAGGCTCAGGCAGGCATTGGCGGGCATTCCCAAAGTGGAAGAGAAAAAGATGTTTGGCGGCCTGGCCTTTATGGTAAATGGTAAAATGTGCCTCACAGCGGGTGCTGACAGGATCATGTGCCGTATTGATCCCAACTTGCAGATAGAAGGCTGCACCACAGTGATTATGGGAGGAAGGCAATACAAAGGTTATGTGCATGTAAATGAAAACAACCTTAAGACAAAGGCTGCCCTTGATCAATGGGTAGCCCTTGCGCTTGACTTCAATAAAAAAGCCTTGAAATGA